The following proteins are co-located in the Vanessa atalanta chromosome 11, ilVanAtal1.2, whole genome shotgun sequence genome:
- the LOC125067463 gene encoding trypsin-1-like, with protein MLLYLFCFLWCVSIGAGDTLSKGLLRVTDEYYAYGQHSENQLPPCRDCSCGERNEEPRVVGGSMSDLNAFPWIARLIYHNSFGCGASLINDRYVISAAHCVRGFMWFMFRVKFGEHNRCERVTPPETRYVAKMYVHNFTLTELTNDISLLLLSSPMEYSHAIRPVCLPKNAQNLYAGAQVTVAGWGAVGETGNWSCTLLEADLPVLTNEECQNTKYNKTKIKDVMLCAGFPETAHKDACTGDSGGPLINENSEHSYDLIGIVSWGYGCARKGYPGVYTRVTKYLDWIRDNTEDACYCDY; from the exons atgcttttatatttgttttgttttctttggTGCGTGTCTATCGGTGCCGGGGATACGTTGAGTAag GGTTTGCTAAGAGTTACTGACGAGTATTATGCTTATGGACAACATTCAGAAAATCAGTTGCCGCCATGTAGAGACtgta GTTGCGGTGAGCGCAATGAAGAACCTCGTGTGGTTGGCGGATCTATGTCCGACTTGAATGCCTTTCCCTGGATTGCTCGTCTCATCTACCACAATTCCTTCGGTTGCGGAGCGTCTCTTATTAACGACAGATATGTTATATCAGCTGCACATTGTGTTCGagg gTTTATGTGGTTCATGTTTCGGGTGAAATTCGGCGAACACAACCGTTGTGAACGTGTGACTCCTCCTGAAACTCGCTATGTAGCCAAGATGTACGTCCACAACTTTACATTAACTGAACTGACAAATGACATTTCTCTACTGCTTCTAAGTAGCCCCATGGAGTATTCCCATGCCATCAGGCCTGTCTGCCTGCCTAAGAACG cgCAAAATCTTTACGCTGGTGCCCAAGTTACTGTTGCCGGATGGGGTGCGGTGGGTGAGACTGGCAACTGGTCTTGTACTCTCCTCGAGGCAGATCTACCAGTTCTTACTAATGAGGAGTGCCAAAATACGAAGTATAACAAGACGAAGATTAAAGATGTTATGTTGTGTGCAGGGTTTCCAGAAACTGCTCATAAGGACGCTTGCACT GGGGACAGCGGGGGACctcttattaatgaaaatagcgAACATTCTTATGATTTGATTG GTATAGTATCATGGGGTTATGGGTGTGCAAGGAAGGGTTACCCGGGAGTGTATACTAGAGTGACAAAATACTTGGATTGGATTCGAGACAACACTGAAGACGCCTGCTATTGTGATTATTAg
- the LOC125067462 gene encoding trypsin-7-like, which translates to MWKCFLFFVFVAFTFTSIQGDILRDTRGVFSKNFFGGVWGNRPPLLESNQPRTTCTCKCGERNEVSRIVGGEEASINEFPWMAKLSYFKRFYCGGMTINDRYVLTAAHCVKGFMWFMIKVTFGEHNRCNATQRPETRFVIRAIANKFSLTNFDNDIALLRLNERIPMSVAIKPICLPTDSTNLYVGVKAVASGWGTLTEEGKVSCTLQEVEVPVISNQECRNTKYTASMITNNMLCAGYPKTGQKDSCQGDSGGPLIAERKHDKRYELIGVVSWGNGCARLGYPGVYTRVTNYLDWIRENTKDACYCKE; encoded by the exons ATGTGGAAGTGCTTTCTTTTCTTTGTGTTTGTAGCCTTTACTTTCACTTCTATTCag ggAGATATTTTGCGGGATACACGTGGCGTGTTCTCGAAGAATTTCTTCGGTGGTGTTTGGGGCAACCGACCACCATTGCTTGAATCTAACCAGCCGAGGACAACATGTACTTGCA AATGTGGCGAAAGGAATGAAGTATCTCGAATTGTTGGTGGCGAAGAGGCCAGTATCAATGAGTTCCCATGGATGGCGAAATTATCGTACTTTAAGCGGTTTTACTGCGGAGGGATGACTATTAATGACCGATATGTGCTTACGGCTGCGCATTGTGTTAAAgg cttTATGTGGTTCATGATAAAGGTTACATTCGGCGAGCACAACCGTTGCAATGCCACCCAAAGGCCGGAGACTCGCTTCGTTATCCGCGCTATTGCCAATAAGTTCAGTCTGACAAACTTCGACAATGACATCGCATTGCTCCGACTGAATGAGAGGATTCCCATGTCAGTCGCCATCAAGCCGATATGTTTGCCAACCGATAGCA CAAATTTGTACGTGGGAGTTAAGGCAGTTGCTTCTGGGTGGGGGACTTTGACAGAGGAAGGCAAGGTGTCCTGCACGTTACAAGAAGTAGAGGTGCCAGTTATAAGCAATCAGGAGTGCCGAAACACGAAATATACAGCCAGTATGATTACCAATAATATGTTGTGCGCAGGGTACCCAAAAACCGGACAAAAGGATTCTTGCCAG GGTGACAGTGGCGGGCCGCTCATCGCTGAGAGAAAGCATGACAAGCGGTACGAGCTAATAG GTGTAGTGTCATGGGGTAATGGATGTGCTCGGTTGGGATACCCGGGGGTATACACGAGGGTCACCAACTATTTAGACTGGATTCGAGAGAATACAAAAGATGCTTGCTATTGCAAAGAATGA
- the LOC125067467 gene encoding trypsin-1-like, protein MARLVYDGQFHCGASLLTKEYVLTAAHCVRKLKRSKIRVILGDHDQTITTESAAIMRAVTAIVRHRSFDAESYNNDIALLKLRKPVTFSKIIKPVCLPPASVDPSGKEGIVVGWGRTSEGGQLPAIVQEVRVPILSLTQCRGMKYRASRITNNMLCAGRASTDSCQGDSGGPLLLQQGDRFQIVGIVSWGVGCGRPGYPGVYTRITRYLPWLRANLRDTCLCGT, encoded by the exons ATGGCACGGCTGGTCTATGATGGTCAATTTCACTGCGGGGCATCATTGCTGACGAAGGAGTATGTTTTGACAGCGGCTCATTGTGTTAGAAA actTAAACGATCCAAAATTCGAGTGATACTGGGCGACCACGATCAAACGATAACGACGGAGAGTGCTGCTATCATGAGAGCAGTCACTGCCATCGTCCGACACCGTAGTTTCGATGCTGAGTCCTACAACAACGACATAGCTTTACTAAAACTTCGAAAACCAGTCACTTTTTCGAAGATCATCAAACCAGTGTGTCTCCCTCCAGCAA GTGTAGATCCATCAGGCAAGGAAGGCATTGTAGTTGGCTGGGGCCGTACGTCCGAAGGGGGTCAGTTACCTGCCATCGTGCAGGAGGTGCGTGTTCCGATCCTATCGCTTACGCAGTGTCGTGGCATGAAGTATCGAGCCTCACGCATTACTAACAACATG ctttgCGCGGGTCGAGCCTCAACGGACTCATGTCAAGGTGATAGTGGTGGACCGTTATTGCTACAACAAGGCGACAGATTTCAGATTGTGG GTATTGTGTCATGGGGTGTAGGGTGTGGTAGACCAGGTTATCCCGGTGTTTACACTCGGATAACCCGATACTTACCTTGGTTGAGAGCGAATTTACGAGACACGTGTCTCTGTGgtacctaa